Proteins from a genomic interval of Pecten maximus chromosome 13, xPecMax1.1, whole genome shotgun sequence:
- the LOC117341202 gene encoding uncharacterized protein LOC117341202 yields MSAEFCMFANQCDSYSVALKCKLTCGLCTPDGAVTNKPEVTTDTDQGQITSTNMMRKRQASTTASPVTQDCFDEFNDEICEYLQTQCYNPDIIMKCRKRCGYCDKDIPVVTTQKPFTYSPGTVPHVTVTPGGTIATTNGLTLAPSSAPCSGTCCDEMSAEFCVFANQCDSYSVALKCKLTCGLCTPDGAVTTKPEVTTDTDQGQITSTQNMSVSMNPETTYIPSTSSLHPSSVTAYLQSEMTSEVCQDDDEDSCINLLLQCNDPSIAQRCRKTCMICSIDAITVTSGDGIERIDKRLLMQSGQGSCSDAADSSFCQFMSCSSYAVKMKCLNTCNACDLATVKTSTIAHSVNPVNSRSTVPIKTNVPTKTNVPTKTNVPTKPNVPTKDTLPTLTTLPSKTTIPTPTSAQQTVIPCVDAISAEFCALVTSQCYANAVAVNCRQTCNACHLQPPSANPSTVTNTPRTSTTGSGITGGGGVTTGSGVTTGSSSASTVVPSSLTCNKMADAQTVIADPIHRVCYYHFTQGEKVTDAKARCGRANLHLVHLETEEEELFLNGKLQAAGHADQFWLGLEKINGQWVWVDGSRHTPVTSETHWEGSDRGTYAYNTPPDHWKPASDSMYYKAVCEDNQP; encoded by the exons ATGTCGGCCGAGTTTTGTATGTTCGCCAATCAGTGTGACAGCTACAGTGTCGCCCTCAAGTGTAAACTGACGTGTGGACTGTGTACACCAGACGGCGCTGTAACAAATAAACCGGAAGTAACCACTGACACAGATCAAGGGCAGATAACTAGCACCAATATGATGAGAAAACGACAAGCATCCACAACAGCGTCGCCGGTGACACAAGACTGTTTTGACGAATTTAACGATGAGATCTGTGAATATCTTCAAACCCAATGCTACAATCCTGATATCATCATGAAATGTAGGAAGAGGTGTGGGTACTGTGACAAAGACATTCCTGTCG TTACAACGCAAAAACCATTTACATACAGTCCTGGCACCGTGCCACATGTCACGGTAACACCAGGGGGCACCATTGCTACAACTAATGGATTGACATTGGCGCCATCTAGTG CCCCTTGTAGTGGTACATGTTGTGACGAGATGTCGGCCGAGTTTTGTGTGTTCGCCAATCAGTGTGACAGCTACAGTGTCGCCCTCAAGTGTAAACTGACGTGTGGACTTTGTACACCAGACGGCGCTGTAACAACTAAACCGGAAGTAACCACTGACACAGATCAAGGGCAGATAACTAGTACACAAAACATGTCTGTGTCAATGAATCCGGAAACAACTTATATTCCATCTACGTCATCACTTCATCCTTCATCCGTAACAGCCTACTTACAatcagaaatgacgtcagaagtGTGCCAAGACGATGACGAAGACAGTTGCATAAATTTACTACTACAATGTAACGATCCAAGTATTGCACAACGGTGCCGAAAGACATGTATGATTTGCTCCATAGATGCGATAACAGTGACATCCGGTGATGGGATAGAGAGAATCGACAAAAGACTCTTGATGCAGTCTGGACAAGGATCTTGTAGTGATGCGGCCGATTCAAGCTTTTGTCAGTTCATGTCGTGTTCATCGTACGCGGTCAAAATGAAATGTCTTAACACATGCAATGCGTGCGATCTGGCAACGGTTAAGACATCAACTATCGCACACAGCGTGAATCCTGTAAATTCTAGAAGTACGGTCCCTATCAAAACTAATGTCCCTACCAAAACTAATGTCCCTACCAAAACTAATGTCCCTACCAAACCTAATGTCCCTACCAAAGATACTCTCCCAACCCTCACTACTCTCCCTTCCAAAACTACTATCCCTACCCCAACCTCAGCACAACAAACCGTCATCCCTTGTGTAGATGCGATATCAGCAGAGTTTTGTGCCTTGGTTACAAGTCAGTGTTATGCCAATGCTGTTGCCGTGAACTGTCGACAGACTTGTAACGCGTGTCATCTACAGCCTCCATCCGCTAATCCCAGTACAGTAACAAACACACCGCGGACATCTACAACCGGAAGTGGTATCACAGGCGGAGGTGGTGTAACAACCGGAAGTGGTGTTACAACCGGAAGTAGCAGTGCATCAACCGTAGTTCCAT CTTCTCTGACCTGTAACAAGATGGCGGACGCCCAGACTGTAATCGCTGACCCCATCCATAGAGTGTGTTACTATCACTTTACCCAGGGGGAGAAGGTGACGGACGCCAAGGCCAGGTGTGGCAGGGCCAATCTTCATCTGGTTCATCTGGAAACAGAGGAGGAGGAACTCTTCCTCAACGGAAAGCTACAAG CCGCCGGACACGCTGACCAGTTCTGGCTTGGTCTGGAGAAGATCAATGGTCAGTGGGTTTGGGTGGACGGTTCCCGCCATACGCCCGTGACGTCAGAGACACACTGGGAGGGGTCAGACAGAGGGACATACGCCTATAATACTCCCCCAGATCACTGGAAACCTGCCTCCGACAGCATGTACTACAAGGCTGTGTGTGAGGACAACCAACCCTAG